A single window of Excalfactoria chinensis isolate bCotChi1 chromosome 13, bCotChi1.hap2, whole genome shotgun sequence DNA harbors:
- the MATR3 gene encoding matrin-3 isoform X7, with translation MGGRGPGQEWNHHINGATHGRRCQLLLEIYPEWNPDSDSGHGMGDPFMLQQSTNPAPGILGPPPPPFHLGGPPVGPRGAGNGNMQGPRHMQKGRVETSRVVHIMDFQRGKNLRYQLLQLVEPFGIITNHLILNKINEAFIEMSTTEDAQAAVEYYSTTPALVFGKPVRVHLSQKYKRIKKPEGKPDQKTEPPKPELGRVIHLSNLPHSGYSDNAVLKLAEPYGKIKNYILMRMKSQAFIEMETREDALAMVEHCANKALWFQGRCVKVDLSEKYKKLVLRIPNKGVELLKKDKTRKRTYSPDSKDSPSDKKSKTDATQKPESGTVEDKGKEEKQDDAAEPSGAKSGEQADQDEPSLLLESEDELLVDEEEAAALLESGSSAGDDADVANLTDVTTEEKKDPADDVTIKTEGNVVANPATKKKLKKRYVGGFPRSMEGFVTLDEVGDEEDSDHQKLRKSGLAVKSAGKNDDSLAEIKVDKIEEPEQENETLENGTKTEDNLKAEAVEASDSTTAPDPEKNANENIDTQDEQETKCVQEKALIPDEFRIGPYQPNVPVENSG, from the exons GAGTGGAATCACCATATCAATGGAGCGACTCATGGCCGACGTTGTCAGCTGCTGCTTGAAAT ATATCCAGAGTGGAACCCTGACAGTGATTCAGGACATGGAAT GGGTGATCCCTTTATGCTGCAGCAGTCCACAAACCCTGCACCGGGAATTCTGGGACCCCCACCACCTCCATTCCACCTAGGGGGGCCTCCTGTTGGGCCAAGAG GAGCTGGAAATGGAAATATGCAAGGACCGAGACACATGCAGAAGGGCAGAGTG GAAACGAGCAGAGTTGTTCACATCATGGATTTCCAGAGAGGGAAGAACTTGAGGTATCAACTGCTTCAGCTTGTGGAACCGTTTGGAATAATTACTAATCACCTGATTCTGAACAAGATCAACGAG gCATTTATTGAAATGTCTACCACCGAAGATGCTCAGGCTGCAGTAGAGTACTATTCAACAACACCTGCGCTGGTATTTGGTAAACCAGTCAGAGTCCACCTgtcacagaaatacaaaaggaTAAAG AAACCTGAAGGCAAACCTGACCAAAAAACGGAGCCACCAAAACCAGAACTTGGTCGTGTGATTCACCTCAGCAATTTACCTCACTCGGGGTATTCTGATAACGCAGTGCTCAAACTGGCTGAACCATATGGAAAAATTAAGAACTACATCCTCATGAGGATGAAGAGTCAG GCTTTCATTGAAATGGAGACCAGAGAAGATGCTTTAGCCATGGTTGAACATTGTGCCAACAAAGCTCTTTGGTTCCAAGGCAGATGTGTGAAAGTGGATCTGTctgaaaaatataagaaattgGTGTTAAGG ATTCCAAACAAGGGAGTTGAACTTCTGAAAAAGGATAAAACTAG aaagagaacGTATTCTCCAGACAGTAAAGACTCTCCAAGTGATAAGAAGTCTAAGACTGATGCTACTCAGAAACCTGAAAGTGGCACTGTagaagataaaggaaaagaggagaagcAAGATGATGCTGCTGAGCCATCGGGTGCTAAAAGCGGTGAGCAGGCAGACCAAGATGAGCCCAGTTTACTCCTTGAATCTGAAGATGAGCTCCTCGTggatgaggaggaagcagcagcactgctggaaagtgGCAGCTCAGCAGGAGATGATGCAGATGTTGCTAATTTAACTGATGTgactactgaagaaaaaaaggaccCGGCCGATGATGTGACCATCAAAACAGAGGGAAATGTTGTTGCCAATCCAGCAACGAAGAAAAAACTTAAAAAG CGATATGTGGGTGGCTTTCCACGGAGCATGGAGGGCTTTGTCACTCTAGATGAGGTTGGTGATGAAGAGGACTCAGATCATCAGAAACTTCGGAAGTCGGGTTTGGCAGTAAAATCTGCTGGCAAAAATGATGATAGTTTGGCAGAAATCAAAGTAGACAAGATTGAGGAGCCAGAGCAGGAAAACGAAACGTTAGAAAATGGTACCAAGACTGAAGATAATCTGAAGGCTGAAGCTGTTGAAGCTTCCGATTCCACAACAGCGCCAGATCCTGAGaaaaatgccaatgaaaataTAGACACCCAGGACGAACAGGAAACAAAGTGTGTCCAAGAGAAAGCTCTTATTCCAGATGAATTTAGGATTGGGCCATACCAGCCAAATGTTCCTGTTG
- the MATR3 gene encoding matrin-3 isoform X8 — MGDPFMLQQSTNPAPGILGPPPPPFHLGGPPVGPRGAGNGNMQGPRHMQKGRVETSRVVHIMDFQRGKNLRYQLLQLVEPFGIITNHLILNKINEAFIEMSTTEDAQAAVEYYSTTPALVFGKPVRVHLSQKYKRIKKPEGKPDQKTEPPKPELGRVIHLSNLPHSGYSDNAVLKLAEPYGKIKNYILMRMKSQAFIEMETREDALAMVEHCANKALWFQGRCVKVDLSEKYKKLVLRIPNKGVELLKKDKTRKRTYSPDSKDSPSDKKSKTDATQKPESGTVEDKGKEEKQDDAAEPSGAKSGEQADQDEPSLLLESEDELLVDEEEAAALLESGSSAGDDADVANLTDVTTEEKKDPADDVTIKTEGNVVANPATKKKLKKRYVGGFPRSMEGFVTLDEVGDEEDSDHQKLRKSGLAVKSAGKNDDSLAEIKVDKIEEPEQENETLENGTKTEDNLKAEAVEASDSTTAPDPEKNANENIDTQDEQETKCVQEKALIPDEFRIGPYQPNVPVENSG; from the exons AT GGGTGATCCCTTTATGCTGCAGCAGTCCACAAACCCTGCACCGGGAATTCTGGGACCCCCACCACCTCCATTCCACCTAGGGGGGCCTCCTGTTGGGCCAAGAG GAGCTGGAAATGGAAATATGCAAGGACCGAGACACATGCAGAAGGGCAGAGTG GAAACGAGCAGAGTTGTTCACATCATGGATTTCCAGAGAGGGAAGAACTTGAGGTATCAACTGCTTCAGCTTGTGGAACCGTTTGGAATAATTACTAATCACCTGATTCTGAACAAGATCAACGAG gCATTTATTGAAATGTCTACCACCGAAGATGCTCAGGCTGCAGTAGAGTACTATTCAACAACACCTGCGCTGGTATTTGGTAAACCAGTCAGAGTCCACCTgtcacagaaatacaaaaggaTAAAG AAACCTGAAGGCAAACCTGACCAAAAAACGGAGCCACCAAAACCAGAACTTGGTCGTGTGATTCACCTCAGCAATTTACCTCACTCGGGGTATTCTGATAACGCAGTGCTCAAACTGGCTGAACCATATGGAAAAATTAAGAACTACATCCTCATGAGGATGAAGAGTCAG GCTTTCATTGAAATGGAGACCAGAGAAGATGCTTTAGCCATGGTTGAACATTGTGCCAACAAAGCTCTTTGGTTCCAAGGCAGATGTGTGAAAGTGGATCTGTctgaaaaatataagaaattgGTGTTAAGG ATTCCAAACAAGGGAGTTGAACTTCTGAAAAAGGATAAAACTAG aaagagaacGTATTCTCCAGACAGTAAAGACTCTCCAAGTGATAAGAAGTCTAAGACTGATGCTACTCAGAAACCTGAAAGTGGCACTGTagaagataaaggaaaagaggagaagcAAGATGATGCTGCTGAGCCATCGGGTGCTAAAAGCGGTGAGCAGGCAGACCAAGATGAGCCCAGTTTACTCCTTGAATCTGAAGATGAGCTCCTCGTggatgaggaggaagcagcagcactgctggaaagtgGCAGCTCAGCAGGAGATGATGCAGATGTTGCTAATTTAACTGATGTgactactgaagaaaaaaaggaccCGGCCGATGATGTGACCATCAAAACAGAGGGAAATGTTGTTGCCAATCCAGCAACGAAGAAAAAACTTAAAAAG CGATATGTGGGTGGCTTTCCACGGAGCATGGAGGGCTTTGTCACTCTAGATGAGGTTGGTGATGAAGAGGACTCAGATCATCAGAAACTTCGGAAGTCGGGTTTGGCAGTAAAATCTGCTGGCAAAAATGATGATAGTTTGGCAGAAATCAAAGTAGACAAGATTGAGGAGCCAGAGCAGGAAAACGAAACGTTAGAAAATGGTACCAAGACTGAAGATAATCTGAAGGCTGAAGCTGTTGAAGCTTCCGATTCCACAACAGCGCCAGATCCTGAGaaaaatgccaatgaaaataTAGACACCCAGGACGAACAGGAAACAAAGTGTGTCCAAGAGAAAGCTCTTATTCCAGATGAATTTAGGATTGGGCCATACCAGCCAAATGTTCCTGTTG
- the MATR3 gene encoding matrin-3 isoform X5 — translation MGDPFMLQQSTNPAPGILGPPPPPFHLGGPPVGPRGAGNGNMQGPRHMQKGRVETSRVVHIMDFQRGKNLRYQLLQLVEPFGIITNHLILNKINEAFIEMSTTEDAQAAVEYYSTTPALVFGKPVRVHLSQKYKRIKKPEGKPDQKTEPPKPELGRVIHLSNLPHSGYSDNAVLKLAEPYGKIKNYILMRMKSQAFIEMETREDALAMVEHCANKALWFQGRCVKVDLSEKYKKLVLRIPNKGVELLKKDKTRKRTYSPDSKDSPSDKKSKTDATQKPESGTVEDKGKEEKQDDAAEPSGAKSGEQADQDEPSLLLESEDELLVDEEEAAALLESGSSAGDDADVANLTDVTTEEKKDPADDVTIKTEGNVVANPATKKKLKKRYVGGFPRSMEGFVTLDEVGDEEDSDHQKLRKSGLAVKSAGKNDDSLAEIKVDKIEEPEQENETLENGTKTEDNLKAEAVEASDSTTAPDPEKNANENIDTQDEQETKCVQEKALIPDEFRIGPYQPNVPVGVNYVVPKTGFYCKLCSLFYTNEDVAKKTHCSSLPHYQKLKKILDKMAEDYRQKKEA, via the exons AT GGGTGATCCCTTTATGCTGCAGCAGTCCACAAACCCTGCACCGGGAATTCTGGGACCCCCACCACCTCCATTCCACCTAGGGGGGCCTCCTGTTGGGCCAAGAG GAGCTGGAAATGGAAATATGCAAGGACCGAGACACATGCAGAAGGGCAGAGTG GAAACGAGCAGAGTTGTTCACATCATGGATTTCCAGAGAGGGAAGAACTTGAGGTATCAACTGCTTCAGCTTGTGGAACCGTTTGGAATAATTACTAATCACCTGATTCTGAACAAGATCAACGAG gCATTTATTGAAATGTCTACCACCGAAGATGCTCAGGCTGCAGTAGAGTACTATTCAACAACACCTGCGCTGGTATTTGGTAAACCAGTCAGAGTCCACCTgtcacagaaatacaaaaggaTAAAG AAACCTGAAGGCAAACCTGACCAAAAAACGGAGCCACCAAAACCAGAACTTGGTCGTGTGATTCACCTCAGCAATTTACCTCACTCGGGGTATTCTGATAACGCAGTGCTCAAACTGGCTGAACCATATGGAAAAATTAAGAACTACATCCTCATGAGGATGAAGAGTCAG GCTTTCATTGAAATGGAGACCAGAGAAGATGCTTTAGCCATGGTTGAACATTGTGCCAACAAAGCTCTTTGGTTCCAAGGCAGATGTGTGAAAGTGGATCTGTctgaaaaatataagaaattgGTGTTAAGG ATTCCAAACAAGGGAGTTGAACTTCTGAAAAAGGATAAAACTAG aaagagaacGTATTCTCCAGACAGTAAAGACTCTCCAAGTGATAAGAAGTCTAAGACTGATGCTACTCAGAAACCTGAAAGTGGCACTGTagaagataaaggaaaagaggagaagcAAGATGATGCTGCTGAGCCATCGGGTGCTAAAAGCGGTGAGCAGGCAGACCAAGATGAGCCCAGTTTACTCCTTGAATCTGAAGATGAGCTCCTCGTggatgaggaggaagcagcagcactgctggaaagtgGCAGCTCAGCAGGAGATGATGCAGATGTTGCTAATTTAACTGATGTgactactgaagaaaaaaaggaccCGGCCGATGATGTGACCATCAAAACAGAGGGAAATGTTGTTGCCAATCCAGCAACGAAGAAAAAACTTAAAAAG CGATATGTGGGTGGCTTTCCACGGAGCATGGAGGGCTTTGTCACTCTAGATGAGGTTGGTGATGAAGAGGACTCAGATCATCAGAAACTTCGGAAGTCGGGTTTGGCAGTAAAATCTGCTGGCAAAAATGATGATAGTTTGGCAGAAATCAAAGTAGACAAGATTGAGGAGCCAGAGCAGGAAAACGAAACGTTAGAAAATGGTACCAAGACTGAAGATAATCTGAAGGCTGAAGCTGTTGAAGCTTCCGATTCCACAACAGCGCCAGATCCTGAGaaaaatgccaatgaaaataTAGACACCCAGGACGAACAGGAAACAAAGTGTGTCCAAGAGAAAGCTCTTATTCCAGATGAATTTAGGATTGGGCCATACCAGCCAAATGTTCCTGTTG GTGTGAATTATGTGGTACCCAAAACAGGGTTTTATTGCAAATTGTGTTCCCTGTTCTACACAAATGAAGATGTTGCAAAAAAGACCCATTGCAGCAGCCTTCCTCATTATCAAAAGTTGAAG